In Dysidea avara chromosome 3, odDysAvar1.4, whole genome shotgun sequence, a single window of DNA contains:
- the LOC136251918 gene encoding uncharacterized protein → MNGLVAENVVLEDDHHRPKFIPTLWNILLCCVTTSLWLIISVACLPLFLLGLLIWGLSPTIPVPSTFWNYFIATFKQGKLEENIPFTNRVLLLLIYCDILVKVPVNGVCWYIDELLYPSYHKVNIDEPVFMITAPRTGSSQLCQYLEDDYENIIAPTVGEGLFPYIWMWKILVPVIKTLGKEHCLIRHFDVVGTEAKRQHNSSLFKSATFDDLARSWHFEIYSWYLGSSFLIWAFSYVELGDKDYQRNFVPFTNCLMKKIVYYRGKPKQRVLLKGHFLLNARKFEQQYPTAKFFVSLRNPLDRMCSYANLEKVLVDDGPYKIKYGLFPTTWRVIRDYVIYTQIPYCEQEMLFYKDPANNKLVIPFTMYVNNLSATLQCIYSFCNIPIPDDVVSSAIRLQNTTHNYRYKRKQIDCRYRRTLTSLGVNEAELRKRLSEYIEWISKFEDN, encoded by the coding sequence ATGAATGGCCTAGTAGCGGAGAATGTTGTGCTTGAAGATGATCATCATCGTCCAAAGTTCATTCCAACCTTGTGGAATATTTTACTTTGTTGTGTTACCACATCAttgtggctgatcatatcaGTAGCTTGTCTACCACTGTTCTTGTTAGGTCTCCTCATATGGGGATTATCCCCTACAATACCAGTTCCATCAACATTTTGGAATTACTTTATTGCAACTTTTAAACAGGGCAAGCTAGAAGAAAATATACCATTCACAAACAGAGTTTTACTGCTTTTGATCTATTGTGATATTCTAGTCAAAGTGCCAGTCAATGGAGTGTGCTGGTATATAGATGAGCTGTTATACCCTTCATACCACAAGGTTAATATTGATGAGCCGGTGTTCATGATTACAGCACCTCGTACTGGATCCAGCCAGTTATGTCAGTACTTAGAAGATGATTATGAAAACATCATTGCTCCTACAGTTGGTGAAGGATTGTTCCCTTACATTTGGATGTGGAAAATATTAGTACCAGTTATAAAAACATTAGGCAAAGAACATTGTTTAATACGACATTTTGATGTAGTTGGAACAGAAGCTAAAAGGCAACACAATTCATCGTTATTTAAAAGTGCTACATTTGATGACTTGGCTAGGTCCTGGCATTTTGAGATATACAGTTGGTACCTGGGTTCATCGTTCTTAATATGGGCATTTTCCTATGTTGAATTAGGAGATAAAGACTACCAAAGAAATTTTGTGCCATTCACTAATTGTCTGATGAAGAAGATTGTGTACTATCGTGGTAAACCTAAACAGCGTGTGTTGCTTAAAGGACACTTTTTGTTGAATGCTAGGAAATTTGAACAACAGTATCCCACAGCCAAGTTCTTTGTATCACTACGAAATCCACTGGATCGAATGTGCAGTTACGCTAACTTGGAAAAGGTTCTTGTTGATGATGGACCATATAAGATAAAGTATGGCTTGTTCCCTACTACCTGGAGGGTTATCCGTGACTATGTGATTTATACACAGATTCCTTACTGCGAACAAGAAATGTTATTTTACAAAGATCCTGCCAACAACAAGCTTGTTATTCCATTCACCATGTATGTGAATAACTTGAGTGCTACTCTTCAGTGTATATACTCATTTTGTAATATTCCAATACCAGATGATGTTGTGTCTAGTGCTATTAGATTacaaaacactacacacaattaTAGGTATAAAAGAAAGCAAATAGATTGTAGATACAGAAGAACTCTGACTAGTCTGGGTGTGAATGAAGCAGAGTTAAGAAAGAGGCTCAGTGAATACATTGAGTGGATAAGCAAGTTCGAAGACAATTAA
- the LOC136250780 gene encoding tRNA-dihydrouridine(16/17) synthase [NAD(P)(+)]-like: protein MAKSINVAQGSGYELWTGALRSAKYVVAPMVDQSELAWRMLSRKLGAQLCYTPMLHASVFVRDVNYRKIHMVTCLDDRPLIVQFCANNPDTLLKAAKLVEPYCDAVDLNLGCPQTIAKKGHYGAFLQEEWDLLHDMISLCHKELSIPITCKIRIFEDVERTVQYAKMLEAAGAQIITVHGRTKEQKGPNTGVASWKHVKAVKENVSVPVFSNGNIQFLRDVENCIAETKCDGVMIAEGSLHNPALFTGKQPPCWEMADEYIAMVEQYPCALTCSRGHLFKIWHFVLQRPEHAESRHKMGKAKSFSQLKTVSQDLKTALLQSLSAEELEKHFELDNIPYWRCQPYVRPSPGKTTQCKRPLDSQTTDSSEKKVKKEEKKKKCIVKERKWQVCMKCHRNPRGQTCEYKFCKVCCRIKTRSELLNCTGHKFNRVRPMNQTAKNTEIASDIQECNDVVTT, encoded by the exons ATGGCGAAGTCTATCAACGTGGCCCAAGGTAGCGGGTATGAGCTATGGACTGGAGCACTCCGTAGTGCCAAATATGTTGTGGCCCCCATGGTAGACCAATCCGAGCTGGCATGGAGGATGTTGAGCCGTAAACTAGGAGCCCAGCTGTGTTACACGCCAATGTTACACGCGTCTGTGTTCGTGAGAGATGTAAACTATAGGAAAATCCACATGGTGACCTGTCTGGATGATAGACCGCTGATTGTACAA TTTTGTGCCAACAACCCTGACACACTGCTGAAAGCTGCCAAGTTGGTTGAGCCCTATTGTGATGCAGTAGACTTAAATCTGGGCTGCCCCCAGACTATTGCCAAGAAAG GTCACTATGGTGCCTTTTTGCAAGAAGAGTGGGACTTGCTTCATGACATGA TCAGTCTGTGTCACAAAGAATTGTCCATCCCCATCACCTGTAAGATCAGAATATTTGAGGATGTTGAGAGAACTGTGCAGTATGCTAAAATGTTAGAAGCTGCTGGTGCACAG ATCATCACGGTTCATGGTCGTACTAAAGAACAAAAGGGACCCAACACTGGTGTAGCCAGTTGGAAGCATGTCAAGGCTGTGAA GGAAAATGTTAGTGTTCCAGTGTTTTCTAATGGAAATATTCAGTTTTTGAGAGATGTTGAAAATTGTATTGCGGAGACCAAATGTGATGGAGTCATGATAGCTG AGGGTAGTCTTCATAATCCAGCATTGTTCACTGGTAAGCAGCCACCGTGTTGGGAGATGGCAGATGAGTATATCGCTATGGTGGAACAGTACCCGTGTGCACTGACGTGTTCCCGAGGTCATCTGTTTAAGATATGGCATTTTGT TTTGCAAAGACCAGAGCATGCTGAATCCAGACACAAAATGGGAAAGGCGAAGTCATTCAGTCAACTCAAAACAGTTTCACAGGATTTGAAGACAGCCTTATTG CAATCTTTATCTGCAGAAGAATTGGAGAAACATTTTGAATTAGATAATATACCCTATTGGAGATGTCAGCCGTATGTTAGACCAAG TCCAGGTAAAACTACACAGTGTAAAAGACCACTGGATTCCCAAACTACAGATAGCAGTGAGAAAAAGGTCAAGAAAGAAGAGAAAAAGAAAAAATGTATAGTCAAAG AGAGAAAATGGCAAGTGTGCATGAAGTGTCACCGCAATCCAAGG gGGCAAACTTGTGAGTACAAATTTTGCAAAGTTTGCTGTAGAATAAAAACAAGATCAGAATTGCTAAACTGTACAG GTCATAAATTTAATCGTGTGCGACCTATGAATCAAACAGCCAAGAACACTGAGATTGCCAGTGATATTCAGGAATGTAATGATGTGGTCACTACATGA
- the LOC136250779 gene encoding 4-hydroxybenzoate brominase (decarboxylating)-like, with the protein MSGSGGFEHDVTIIGAGWSGLLACKHMLEEGLTVVVLERRATIGGVWQYIDDPNETSVMRSTQCTSSITVTEMSDFPMPDDFDTFPSHSQITRYLDSYADHFNLWPHVHLNTKVDQVEKEKNIWKVHTIGGQIYTSRYLVVCTGIYERANMELQSTLFSNYTGSLYHSKVIKYPLSKHNGDDILIVGGGETASDIVSEWYDHTNCIYWSIPRGQHFFRKYAKILPWGRPQPLDKASSRALTTIAPYHKSKPGLSWICKWTSNGSLLAYQGHGIPEWKNDSPFFHFVINKNGKVLDLINYKKVVPKGAIKSCQERTVEFADGTSKEFDAIIMCTGYDSSYFPFLPGKYHQNKTLRDRYKFVFDVEDPSIAFIGYVRPVVGAIPSIAEMQSRWVSKVFAKTIPFKPLENRQDDVKQDAEFWENYFKGSSQRLEGLVEGFIYIDQIARLAGVFPDFKSLLFRNPKGWFTAVFAPYNGATYRLNEPKHEAQAIQTMSKHRKQTTNPLHLLLIVFMRVSGIDRTIVLLENVKYSIQTSWWWPHVRDLRIVRALNWVWCLPKRLLFDSKSTT; encoded by the coding sequence ATGTCAGGGTCTGGAGGATTTGAACATGACGTGACAATTATCGGTGCAGGTTGGTCAGGACTGTTAGCCTGCAAGCACATGTTGGAAGAGGGGCTGACTGTTGTGGTGCTGGAGAGAAGAGCAACAATTGGTGGGGTGTGGCAGTATATTGATGATCCCAATGAAACCAGTGTCATGAGATCCACTCAGTGTACATCGTCGATAACGGTCACAGAGATGTCAGATTTCCCTATGCCAGATGACTTTGATACCTTCCCAAGTCACTCACAGATAACACGCTACCTTGATTCCTACGCTGATCATTTCAATCTCTGGCCCCATGTCCATCTTAACACAAAAGTTGACCAggtagaaaaagaaaaaaacatctGGAAGGTCCATACTATAGGTGGCCAAATCTACACCAGCAGATATCTAGTGGTATGCACTGGTATCTATGAGAGGGCCAATATGGAACTGCAGTCAACATTGTTTAGTAACTATACCGGATCATTATACCATTCAAAGGTGATCAAGTACCCTCTATCCAAGCACAATGGTGATGACATATTGATAGTTGGAGGTGGTGAAACAGCCAGTGACATTGTCAGTGAATGGTATGATCATACAAACTGTATCTACTGGAGTATACCACGTGGACAACATTTCTTTCGTAAGTATGCTAAGATTCTGCCTTGGGGAAGGCCACAGCCATTGGATAAAGCTTCTTCAAGAGCCCTCACGACTATTGCACCATATCACAAATCAAAACCAGGCCTGAGTTGGATTTGCAAGTGGACATCAAATGGCTCACTGTTAGCCTATCAGGGCCACGGAATCCCAGAATGGAAAAATGATTCACCTTTCTTTCACTTTGTCATCAACAAAAATGGTAAAGTATTGGATTTAATCAACTACAAGAAGGTGGTTccaaaaggtgctatcaaaagcTGTCAAGAAAGAACAGTAGAATTTGCCGATGGTACAAGCAAAGAGTTTGATGCAATCATTATGTGCACAGGGTATGACTCTAGCTATTTCCCATTTCTTCCTGGAAAATACCACCAAAATAAAACTTTGCGAGATCGCTACAAGTTTGTTTTTGATGTAGAAGATCCTTCAATTGCTTTCATAGGCTATGTGAGGCCTGTAGTTGGTGCTATACCAAGCATCGCTGAAATGCAGTCAAGATGGGTATCTAAGGTATTCGCCAAAACCATCCCTTTTAAACCATTAGAAAATCGACAGGATGATGTGAAACAAGATGCTGAATTCTGGGAGAACTATTTCAAGGGATCTTCACAGAGACTAGAAGGCTTGGTGGAAGGGTTTATTTACATTGACCAAATTGCACGCTTGGCTGGAGTTTTCCCTGATTTCAAATCACTTTTATTTAGAAATCCCAAAGGATGGTTTACAGCTGTTTTTGCACCATACAATGGTGCCACATATCGCTTGAATGAACCGAAACATGAAGCTCAAGCTATTCAGACAATGTCAAAACACCGCAAACAAACAACAAATCCACTACACCTTCTGCTGATAGTATTTATGAGAGTCAGTGGTATTGACAGGACAATAGTACTACTGGAAAATGTCAAGTACAGTATCCAAACATCTTGGTGGTGGCCTCATGTTAGGGACCTACGAATTGTAAGGGCATTAAACTGGGTCTGGTGTCTACCTAAGAGACTTTTGTTTGACTCTAAATCAACAACATAA